CCCGGCGCTGGAGTCCTACAAAGTCAAACCATCGGTGGTTCTGACCGGAGGCAGCTCACGCTTGACCGGACTCGAGACGCTCGCCAGCCAGGTGTTCAAAATGCCGGTCCGCCTCGGTCGCAATCCGGATTGGGTGATCAGCGAGTTGCAGCGACCGGAACTCAGCGCGGTGATCGGATTGCTGCAGTTTGCATTTTCCGACGTGAGTGGTGACTTGCCTGAACAACCGCGCCAGCGCAGCTTTTTCAGCCGATTTTCGGGCTTGATGAAATAGGGTAGGGAACGGCATTCTGAGGACAGCATGGCAGTGACACTCACACCCGTCGAGGGATTCAAACTTGGCATCATCGGACTCGGAAACGAAGGGTGTCGCTTGGTTGCCGCCTTGAATCTGGACCCCAAATGGGAGGTTGCTGTTGCCCTGTGGGACAGCTGTGCAGCATCGTTGGAGCGCATCCAGGCTGACGATTCATTAAAGCGCAATATGGGTATTTCCATTGCCCATGGTCTTGGCTGTGTCGGGCAATATGAACTCGGTCGCAGCATCTATCTGGATGAGCAGGACACATGTCGATCCTGGTTGCAGGATAAGGATCTTGTGTTGGTTGCCGGTGCGCTCGGTGGCGGATTTTCCGGTGGATTTTTACCCGAGCTTGCTCGATTGGCCCAACAGGCAAACACGCCGATGCTTGCCTATGGATTGTTGCCCTTTTCGTTTGAAGGTCGTCGGCGGGTGGATGGTGCGCGGCAGGTGCTGGCGCAATTGCGTGAACTGTGCATGGCAGCGGTTGGGTTGGAAGGTGATGATTTTTTGGGGGAGATGCAGAGTGACGGACTTGCACACCCGGTGCTCGCCTGCATGTTTGTAGAGGCGAAAGTCGCGCTCGAATCCATGGCTGCAATGCTTTGCGAAGAGGGACTCTATGCGTTTGACCTGAGCACACTGCAATCCGCATTTGATCTCGATGTTGCCAAATCGATTCTGTTCAGCGCGCAATGCGAGGATGAAGTCGAGGGAGTGGACTCGGCACTGGAAACCTTGCTGGAGCGTCTGGAACAGAAGCTTCCGGGCAAGGAGATGAAGGTGGATCGATTGCTGGTACATGTGACGGGAGGGGATCGCCTCGCAGCCCGGGCAGTGAATCAGATCAATCGTGTGCTGACAGAGCGCTTTGAACAGGCGGGTAAGACGTTTTTTGGTGCTTGTGTGAGGGAAGGGATGGCGGGGCTTCGCATCGTGCTTTACCTCTCTGTTCACCTGGGCAAGCAGTTTGAATGGACCCAACTGGCCAGAACAGAGGAGACGGAGACTCAGGCAGTACACCGGCAGAGCCGGAAATCGAAATCCCGAAAATCCAAGAGCGGGTCAGTGGGGAGCCGTAGCAGTGACAACGCGGAACCTGTTCCGCAGGTCATGTTTGACTCGATTTTGAATGAGAGCAATCGCGGGTATTTTGACGATACTCCGGCAAACAGCTGGAACGGGATTGATCTGGATGTTCCAACCTACATTCGCCGGGGCATTCGTGTGAAGGTTTAGTACTCCGTGCGAAGCATGCGATTGGGTTGTTTCTGGTATTGAGGTTTTTACAAGACTTCCTTTATTATCAATTCATGCTCAGAATCCTGTTTGCAGTTATCACCATTGTAGTAGCGTCCTCTCCCTGGGTGTATTTGCTGTTGTTTGGAGGATTGGCCGGGGCCAACAGCGAACAGGAGCAGGAGATGGAACAGCTTCGGCAGGATCTGATTGTTTCACGCCAGGAAGCCCAGACCCATGATGCTGAGATCGCCGGTCTGGAGGAGGATCTCGTTTCCACCCGTTCGAAGTTGCAGTTCCTGGAAGAGGGCATCGCCAAGGCTGAAGCAGCACGTGATGCAGCCATCAAGGATCGTGAACTCCTGAACGAACAGCTTCGGGAACTTCGTGGCGAACTGGCCGATGTGGAGAATCGCCTGCTCGAGGAAACCAATCGTGCAAACACGCTCGAAACACTGAACGAAGACATCGCCGCGCGGCTGGACAGTTCGATTCAGGAGGTGCGGCGCCTGCAGACGATCATCCGCACGCTGAGCAACAACAGCTGACCCTGCCGCTTCAACGGCGAATGCGCAGGTCTTGGATTTTTTCCGTTACGGTCTCCATGTTGCGGGCAACCTCACTCACGTGAAAGCTGACCTCTTCGGTCGCAGCTACCTGGTGCGTCAGCGAGTTTCGAATCAAATGCGAGGAAGATTCGATGGACTTGATGCTTGTCTCGATCTGAACGAAGGAACCGCTGGTGCGTTCGGATATCTGGTGAATCCGGGTGACGTGGGTTTTGATCTGGTCAGTCGCATTGGACGTGCTTTTGGCCAGATCCTTGACCTCATTGGCGACGACTGAGAAGCGCGTGCCCTTGCCGCCTGCACGGGATGCTTCAATCATGGCATTGAGTGCGAGCAGGTGGGTTTGTTGGGCGATGTTCTCAATCATGTTAACGGTCGCCTGAATATCGCGCAATGCGTCACTCATGTCGTCGACGCGATCACTGAGTTCGGTGGCTTGCGTTGAGGTCTGTTGACTGCTTTCCACCGTGCTGTGGGCATGGCGTGTGATTTCCTGATTGGTCGCGCTGAGTTCTTCGCAGGCTGCGGCAATGGTATTGACTGCGGCGCTGTTTTCCTCCGCCAGTGCGGCAATTTCGCAGAAGCGCAGGAAACTCTCGCGCATGCGCGCTCCACCCTGATTGATGATGCTTGCGCTGGTCCCGAAGACTCCGGGCATGCCCTGAGGCAGCAGGGGGCGGTGAAATTTATCCTGCGAGCAGTGTTCAATGGCAGCACCTGATTCTCGTGTGAATGCATCGACCAAATCCAACGTTCCGTTGATGGCATCGGCCAGGGGTTTGAGGGGATGATCGCCATCCATGCCCATAATTCGGGCGTTGATGTCGCCTTTCAGCATGCGCTTGCAGACGCCTTCGATGTTTTGAAGAGAGGCCCGGTCGATGCAGATCATGTTGGAATCCCGAGCGGGAGTGGGAGCGGAAGCGGTTGATGTTTCAACACTTTTGCGTGGTTTTAAGAGGGATGCGATCATGACAGGCTGTGTTTGCGTGGGTGAAGCGTTGAGTCGAGAGTGGTTTTTGCAGAGAGATTGAAAACAAATTCATCGTAGCTCTGGCCGTTGCGCTCGAGCTCCTGTTGCAGGAGTCGGGTGGACGCTGCCATCGCGTCAACAGCCCGGGCATGTTGTTGTTCTTCGTGCAGCATCTGCTGGTAAAGGCGTGTGACCTTTGCGATGGCATCCCGGTAGGCAAAGCGTCGGTTGGAGTGGTAGCCATTGAGTTTGCCATCCATTCCGAAGCTTGGCGTGATGTGGGCAAACACCCAGTATTCGTCGCCGTGTTTGGCGCGGTTGAGCACATAGGCGAAAATTTCCCGACGGTTCTGAATGGTATCCCAAAGCAGCTTGAAGACCGCCCGCGGCATGGCGGGATGCCGCAGGATGTTGTGCGGCTGCCCGATCAATTCGGACTCGGTGTAGCTTGAAACGCGCTGAAAGACCGTGTTGGCGTAGGTGATCACGCCGCTTAACTCGGTTTTGGAGACGAGAATTTCTTCTTCTCCAAAGCTGATCTCACGGCCTGTGAGAGGAGAATGGTGTCGACTCATAGATGGGAATGATCAGGGAAATCCTGTATCTGGATTTTCGACCAAATCCCTTGTAAATGAAGTGTGAAAGGAAAAAAACGTTTCCCAAAGATGATGGTTTTGAGGAGTAGTCGAAGCTGCGCCTTTGCGTAGCAGTTATACGGGAATTACCCGCGAATCGACCAGCGGATCAACGTGGCAAAGCTGGGGGTTTTGCCTTTGAGCAGGATGGCGATGCGGAAGATTCGGCTTCCTACCCAGATGCACAGGAGTGTGAACAGGAAGAGTCCCGCCAGCCCGACGAGCGGTTGCCAGAACGGAACACCCCCGGGGACGGCTTGTCGCAGCATCATCACCAGTGGAGTGAAGGGGGGAATCAAGGAAAGTGTGGTGGCGAAGGTGCTGAGCGGTTCCTTGATCACGGGCATCATCACAAACATCGGGACCATGATCGGGAGCATGGCGGGCAGGGTGAGGTTTTGGCTCTCCTTCATGTCCGTGCAGGCTGAGCCGATCGCGGCCATGATGGATCCCATCATGAGAATCGCAAGCACCAGATAGATGAGAAACCACAGCAGCAGGTGCAGGGGGACAAATCCCATCAGCCCCATGTTGGCAAGCATGATCAGGGCGCCGGAAATGTAGAACGCAGATGCCGTGAAGGAGATTCCCACTCCGCCCAGTACCTTGCCAAACATAAACTCAAAGGGAGTGATGGAGCTGAGCAGGGTTTCCGCAATGTGCTGATTCTTTTCTTCCATCACCGAGTTGAGCAGCGGCATGGAACCCATCATGATCAGCATGAACAGAAAAATCATCATGGCGGCTGGAGTGGCAAATGTGGCGAGTTCGTTGGCCTTGCGCGCATCCTGGATGGCACCGCTTTCATCGGCTTGCACGAGTTCCATTCCCTGCACGGCGTGCCACTTGAACAGCGATTCCGCGAGCGCGGGGTCGATGCCCAGTCGTGTCAGGTGCAGGTGTCGGATGCGCTCGTTGAGCGCACCGCGCAGCCAGCTGCGCATGTCGTCGAGCGCGGGATTTTTGGAATAAAAGGCAGCACCTGCTCTGAGGTCGTCGGTGGATTCGGCAGCGGGTTCTGTGTCGAGGATTTCGGGTCCAATTTCGAGAAAACCGTAGATTTCCCCCGCACGAACTGCATCGGAGAGCTGCAGGCGCAGTTCGTCCGGTGCAGTGAGTCCGGGTTCCACAAGACTCAGCAGGTAGGCTGGACGGATCTTTTTGTCGTTGCGGTCAAACACATCGTTCTGGTTGCGCTCCTGAGCGGTTGCGATGAGGCTATCTCCAATCTGGTTCGTATAGTCCACCACGCGCACTTCGCGGTCGGTGGTATCCACTTTGTCGTGCAGTAGACCCATGGCGATGATGCTGCCGCCCATAAAGAGAGGTGCGACGATCAGGCCGATGATGAAGGCTTTGGAGCGAACAGTGGCAATGTATTCGCGTTTGGCGACGAGTAAAAGGTTGCGGATCATGGTGCGTGTCTGAGTTGGATGCTGTGAAGGAGTGTGGGTCAGGCGGTAGCCGCAGCGCTGGATTCTGTGGCGCGTGGACCGGCGATGCGAACAAAGATGTCGTGCAGGGAAGGCTGTACGACCTCAAAACGCTGCACATGGATGCCGGGTTGATCAAGCAGCTGGCGAAGGATGCGCTGTGGATCAGCGGATGCACCCAGGCGCAGTTCCTGTTCCTGTCCAAAATCGGTGACATGGCTGACTCCTTCCAGTGAGTCGAGCGCGGATGGTGTGCCGTTGAGCCGAACTCTCAGCGTATCAGAGCCATATTGGTTCTGAATGCCCTGCAGCGTACCATCGAGCACTTTTTTGCCTTCAAAGATCATGAAGATGCGGTCGCACATGCGCTCGGCCGTATTCATGTCGTGCGTGCTAAAGACAATCGTGCTGCCAGCCCGCTGCAGCTCGATCAGGGTGCTGCGCATGGTTTCGGTATTCACGGGATCGAGACCCGAAAAAGGTTCGTCGAGGATGAGCAGTTCAGGCTCGGCAATGATGGTACTGATGAACTGGACCTTTTGGCTCATGCCCTTGCTGAGGGATTCCACCTTTTTGTGATAAGTATCGCCGAGTTCAAAGCGTTCAAGCCAGTCCTTGACTCTGGAGGTCGGTATCGTGCGACCCTTGATGTCTCCAAAATAGCGGATCATTTCCCCGACTTTCATCTTTTTGTAGATGCCGCGTTCCTCTGGCAGATAGCCAATGCGGCTGCGATGGGATTTCCGGTAGCTCTCGCCAAAAATCGAAATCGACCCACTGTCGGGATAGATGATGTTGAGCATCATGCGAAGGGTCGTGGTCTTTCCGGAGCCGTTGGGTCCGATGAAACCATAGATACTGCCATTGGGAATGGAGAGCGAGAGGCGGTCCACGGCGAGCTTGCCCGTGAAGGTTTTGGTGATGTTGTTGAGTTCGATGCAGTTCATGAGAGGGTAGGGAGTGAGTGCGGTGTTTTACACAACCAACCGCTGAGTGTGCAAAACATTCGAAGAAATGCACGCTCATGGCAATGCATTCCTGTCGAGTCGGTTAAGCCCCGTCACTCCTGCCCTGCTTGGGTTCTTGTGTTGCGGGATCCATTGCGTGGCGTTCAGATTTTCCGAAGGTACATTCAGAAAACGATTATGGATTCGGATTGAGATTGCGGGTATCATTTGCGTCCATGCAAAACATGATCCGAAACATGCTTCAGAAACTACCCGACATCTACCTGTTTGGAAACCGGGAACTTCCTGAAGCGAAAAAACTCTTCATCAACGGTAAAATCATTGTCCTGTGAGCGTTGAAATCTATCAGCTCCGCACTTTTTGCGCAGTGGCAGAAGAGGAAAACCTGACGCGCGCAGCCCAGAAGCTGTTTTTGAGTGCTCCTTCTGCAAGTGCTCACATCAAATCGCTGGAAGAGGTGTTGGGAGTGAAGCTCTTTACGCGAAATGCCAAGGGCATGTTTCTGACGGAATATGGGCATGCTTTCTGGCAAGAGGCCGAGCACATTCTCAATCAAGTTGATCGTCTCAAAGATAAACTCATTGCTGTTTCGGGTGAGATCGCCGGAACTGTGAGACTGGCGATCAACAATCCTCCCGAAATCATCAAGTTTGATGAGTTGTTGAAAGCACTGGTTTCTCGCTACCCGAAGTTGATGATTGAAACGACCTTCAGTCATTCGAGTGACAACCTGCAGCGCTTGGTCGCAGGAAAGCTGGATTTTTGCTACTTTGAAGGGCTTTTGAAAATGCTGATTTTGAGATCATTGCGTTCGAGCGTCGGCCATTGATTCTGGTTGCTCCCAAATCCTGGCAGGTCGAGTGGGCAACCCTTTCCACCTCCGATCTGCAGCACTACCCATGGGTTTTCATGAGCGAGGGTTGTTCGTGTTATGTTGCATCGCAAAAGTGGGCGCATGCGAATCGGATCGAACTGAAGGCGCAGATCCGGGAATGCCCGAACGACCTGACCACATTGAGTTATGTTGCGAGCGGAATCGGACTCAGCGTGATCGCGCAGCATGCCCTGGAGATCAGTCCCTACCGGGAATCTGTGGAAATTCTACCTCATTTTTCAGAGTCCGTTCAGCTGTCTGTTGCCTATCACAGGGATGGTTCCCCTTTGATGGATGCGGTCGTGGAAAACATCCGGCAGATTTGGGGAAAGGGACCCCATGCTGTCGTCTATGCACAGTGAAAGAGCATGAAAACGATTTATATCTTTGGCGGGGGTGCAGTCGGTGCCCCGTTGGCCTGTTTTCTCAAGTCGGAAAACAGGCCGGTCTGCCTGGTGAGAACCCGTGTCGGCAGCGTCTGTTCGGCGAC
The DNA window shown above is from Puniceicoccaceae bacterium and carries:
- a CDS encoding methyl-accepting chemotaxis protein, which codes for MICIDRASLQNIEGVCKRMLKGDINARIMGMDGDHPLKPLADAINGTLDLVDAFTRESGAAIEHCSQDKFHRPLLPQGMPGVFGTSASIINQGGARMRESFLRFCEIAALAEENSAAVNTIAAACEELSATNQEITRHAHSTVESSQQTSTQATELSDRVDDMSDALRDIQATVNMIENIAQQTHLLALNAMIEASRAGGKGTRFSVVANEVKDLAKSTSNATDQIKTHVTRIHQISERTSGSFVQIETSIKSIESSSHLIRNSLTHQVAATEEVSFHVSEVARNMETVTEKIQDLRIRR
- a CDS encoding PAS domain-containing protein, with the protein product MSRHHSPLTGREISFGEEEILVSKTELSGVITYANTVFQRVSSYTESELIGQPHNILRHPAMPRAVFKLLWDTIQNRREIFAYVLNRAKHGDEYWVFAHITPSFGMDGKLNGYHSNRRFAYRDAIAKVTRLYQQMLHEEQQHARAVDAMAASTRLLQQELERNGQSYDEFVFNLSAKTTLDSTLHPRKHSLS
- a CDS encoding ABC transporter permease, which produces MIRNLLLVAKREYIATVRSKAFIIGLIVAPLFMGGSIIAMGLLHDKVDTTDREVRVVDYTNQIGDSLIATAQERNQNDVFDRNDKKIRPAYLLSLVEPGLTAPDELRLQLSDAVRAGEIYGFLEIGPEILDTEPAAESTDDLRAGAAFYSKNPALDDMRSWLRGALNERIRHLHLTRLGIDPALAESLFKWHAVQGMELVQADESGAIQDARKANELATFATPAAMMIFLFMLIMMGSMPLLNSVMEEKNQHIAETLLSSITPFEFMFGKVLGGVGISFTASAFYISGALIMLANMGLMGFVPLHLLLWFLIYLVLAILMMGSIMAAIGSACTDMKESQNLTLPAMLPIMVPMFVMMPVIKEPLSTFATTLSLIPPFTPLVMMLRQAVPGGVPFWQPLVGLAGLFLFTLLCIWVGSRIFRIAILLKGKTPSFATLIRWSIRG
- a CDS encoding ATP-binding cassette domain-containing protein; translation: MNCIELNNITKTFTGKLAVDRLSLSIPNGSIYGFIGPNGSGKTTTLRMMLNIIYPDSGSISIFGESYRKSHRSRIGYLPEERGIYKKMKVGEMIRYFGDIKGRTIPTSRVKDWLERFELGDTYHKKVESLSKGMSQKVQFISTIIAEPELLILDEPFSGLDPVNTETMRSTLIELQRAGSTIVFSTHDMNTAERMCDRIFMIFEGKKVLDGTLQGIQNQYGSDTLRVRLNGTPSALDSLEGVSHVTDFGQEQELRLGASADPQRILRQLLDQPGIHVQRFEVVQPSLHDIFVRIAGPRATESSAAATA
- a CDS encoding LysR family transcriptional regulator, translating into MSVEIYQLRTFCAVAEEENLTRAAQKLFLSAPSASAHIKSLEEVLGVKLFTRNAKGMFLTEYGHAFWQEAEHILNQVDRLKDKLIAVSGEIAGTVRLAINNPPEIIKFDELLKALVSRYPKLMIETTFSHSSDNLQRLVAGKLDFCYFEGLLKMLILRSLRSSVGH
- a CDS encoding LysR family transcriptional regulator substrate-binding protein produces the protein MILVAPKSWQVEWATLSTSDLQHYPWVFMSEGCSCYVASQKWAHANRIELKAQIRECPNDLTTLSYVASGIGLSVIAQHALEISPYRESVEILPHFSESVQLSVAYHRDGSPLMDAVVENIRQIWGKGPHAVVYAQ